In a genomic window of Occallatibacter riparius:
- the mobF gene encoding MobF family relaxase, translated as MLNISKPLSASQAQTYHAKEFTAAEQNYWKQGDTIQGEWHGILSEEFALSGSVGAEEFARLSQGQHPQTGHQLVLHRTVHEYKNADGKMVSPVEHRAGWDATFSAPKSISLTALVGGDDRVREAHREAVNVALNELEKYTQARIGGNSPAETTGKFAAAKFEHDTARPVDGYAAPQLHTHVVIFNMTERENGKMRALQPHSLFESQQFATAVYQSHLTYTLRALGYEIEPGKSGAPDIKGYTQEYLDASSPRRQQIEEALSRSGFAGAEAAQIAAHNTRDKKVILSPDQILEAHQQIADEFGNQAAKVVASARERSMEHAQVRPDPARHQQVREAITFARDKSFEREAVIDERALYVDALRRGMGEMTYRQVRANFEARVASGEFKQVSANAHEACRRFTTAATIKAEKEIVQRVQDGQGRGSQIMAIESAVPLVDSRPTFTPAQKRVVEEVLTSSDRIQGLQGRAGTGKTSVLETIRQGAEMNGYIVEGLAPTSRAAKQLRDAGIKADTLQRFLAAGGPQVSGDPGSSHLYMVDESSLASTQQMRDFLNKIEPQDRVLLIGDTRQHQGVDAGKPFEQLQQAGMKTVQLDQIMRQRDPELLKAVEHLSNHETAIGVELLTQQGRITEIVDPEQRVAAIAKQYAAHPGNTLVVSPDNASRRAINQAVRQELQTLGIIDETDYSVRVLVPRNDMTGADREWAASYQPGDVLHYVRGSKEHGIEARSYAQVVTTNPAENLVAVRKQDGQQVTYDPSRLRGIAAYREIEREFAVGDKIQFTAPSKDLQVTNRDLGTIQSIGEDGKISVRMEGSKNRDVRFDAAEMRHFDHGYAVTSHSSQGLTAERVLINMDTEVHPELISSRFAYVSVSRASHEAQIFTNDASNLAESLSRDVSKASAIHFGASQVPVVAAGKTTALTETRSVGLGLGL; from the coding sequence ATGCTGAACATCTCGAAGCCGCTCTCAGCAAGTCAGGCTCAGACCTACCATGCCAAGGAGTTCACCGCCGCCGAGCAGAACTACTGGAAGCAGGGCGACACCATCCAGGGGGAATGGCACGGCATCCTCTCGGAGGAGTTCGCCCTGTCGGGGTCCGTTGGCGCGGAGGAGTTCGCTCGTCTTTCCCAAGGCCAACACCCACAAACCGGTCATCAGTTGGTCCTCCATCGCACTGTCCATGAATATAAGAATGCGGATGGCAAGATGGTTTCTCCAGTCGAGCACCGCGCCGGCTGGGACGCGACATTCTCCGCGCCGAAGTCCATTTCACTGACAGCCCTGGTCGGCGGCGACGACCGTGTACGCGAGGCACATCGGGAAGCTGTCAACGTCGCACTGAACGAATTGGAGAAATACACACAGGCACGGATCGGCGGCAATAGTCCCGCCGAAACCACCGGGAAGTTTGCCGCTGCCAAGTTCGAACACGATACCGCTCGCCCCGTCGATGGATACGCCGCGCCGCAGCTCCACACGCATGTCGTCATCTTCAATATGACTGAGCGTGAGAACGGCAAAATGCGGGCATTGCAGCCGCACTCCTTGTTTGAGAGTCAGCAGTTCGCCACCGCTGTTTACCAATCCCATCTCACATACACACTTCGCGCACTCGGTTATGAAATCGAACCGGGCAAGAGCGGAGCACCGGACATCAAAGGCTACACGCAGGAATATCTTGATGCCTCCAGTCCGCGTCGCCAGCAGATCGAGGAAGCTCTCTCCCGCAGTGGTTTCGCGGGCGCAGAGGCGGCACAGATTGCGGCGCACAATACCCGCGACAAGAAAGTCATCCTCTCACCCGATCAAATCTTGGAAGCGCATCAACAGATCGCCGATGAGTTCGGCAACCAGGCAGCCAAAGTTGTGGCCTCAGCCAGGGAGCGGAGCATGGAACACGCTCAAGTGCGACCAGACCCGGCGCGCCATCAGCAGGTGCGTGAAGCCATCACCTTTGCCCGCGATAAGAGCTTTGAGCGCGAAGCCGTCATCGACGAACGGGCTCTCTATGTCGATGCTTTGCGACGGGGGATGGGCGAGATGACTTACCGTCAGGTCCGCGCCAATTTCGAGGCACGTGTTGCCTCCGGCGAGTTCAAGCAAGTTTCCGCGAACGCGCACGAGGCCTGCCGCCGGTTCACCACTGCGGCAACCATCAAAGCCGAGAAGGAAATTGTCCAGCGAGTACAGGATGGACAAGGCCGTGGGTCGCAAATCATGGCAATCGAGAGCGCGGTTCCTCTCGTAGACTCACGTCCCACTTTCACCCCCGCGCAGAAGAGAGTTGTCGAGGAAGTTCTCACCTCGTCCGACCGCATACAGGGACTACAAGGACGAGCAGGAACAGGCAAAACGTCGGTTTTGGAAACCATACGTCAAGGGGCCGAGATGAACGGCTATATCGTGGAGGGTCTTGCGCCAACATCACGGGCTGCCAAACAACTTCGCGACGCAGGTATTAAGGCGGATACATTACAACGCTTCCTGGCAGCCGGCGGTCCGCAGGTTTCCGGCGATCCTGGGAGCAGCCACCTCTACATGGTCGATGAATCCTCTCTGGCATCGACGCAACAGATGCGCGACTTCCTGAACAAGATCGAACCGCAGGATAGAGTCCTGCTAATTGGGGATACACGCCAGCATCAGGGAGTCGATGCCGGAAAGCCTTTCGAGCAGTTGCAGCAGGCAGGCATGAAGACTGTACAGCTTGACCAAATCATGCGCCAAAGAGATCCTGAATTGCTGAAAGCCGTCGAGCATCTGTCCAACCACGAGACCGCTATCGGTGTCGAACTCCTAACACAGCAAGGACGCATCACAGAAATTGTTGACCCGGAGCAGCGTGTTGCTGCGATCGCAAAACAGTACGCGGCGCACCCTGGAAACACTCTTGTTGTTTCGCCCGACAATGCTTCGCGACGGGCCATCAATCAGGCGGTGCGGCAGGAATTGCAAACGCTTGGCATCATTGACGAAACCGATTATTCTGTGCGCGTTCTCGTTCCCCGCAACGATATGACCGGGGCTGATCGCGAATGGGCCGCAAGTTATCAGCCCGGAGACGTCCTGCATTACGTGCGTGGCAGCAAGGAGCACGGCATCGAGGCCAGAAGCTACGCCCAGGTTGTCACGACGAACCCGGCAGAAAATCTTGTTGCCGTGCGAAAGCAAGACGGCCAGCAAGTGACCTATGACCCGTCACGCCTTCGCGGCATCGCCGCTTACCGTGAAATTGAGCGAGAGTTTGCCGTAGGAGACAAAATTCAGTTCACTGCACCATCGAAGGACTTGCAGGTTACCAATCGTGATCTCGGCACCATTCAGAGTATCGGGGAAGATGGCAAGATCAGCGTCCGAATGGAGGGCTCAAAGAACAGGGATGTACGCTTCGACGCCGCCGAGATGCGCCACTTCGATCACGGCTATGCCGTGACCTCACACAGCTCGCAGGGACTCACCGCAGAGCGTGTCTTGATCAATATGGACACGGAGGTCCACCCCGAATTGATAAGCAGCCGCTTTGCATATGTCTCTGTCTCTCGCGCGTCGCACGAGGCACAGATTTTCACCAACGATGCGTCCAATCTCGCTGAGAGTCTGAGCCGCGATGTGTCCAAGGCCTCTGCCATTCATTTCGGCGCAAGCCAAGTTCCAGTTGTGGCCGCAGGGAAGACGACGGCGTTAACAGAGACGCGATCTGTTGGCCTTGGATTAGGTCTATAG